One window of Chryseobacterium sp. JJR-5R genomic DNA carries:
- a CDS encoding GTP cyclohydrolase, with amino-acid sequence MSKVSVTEVKTPGELKQFVKFPMDLYKNNPYYVPSFIKDEFKIWDPKENPALSYSESKQFLAKKDAQVVGRIAVMINHKEEKELGIKKVRFGWIDFIDDKEVSAALIQKALDYAKEHNIGKIEGPMGFTNLDKAGMLTMGFDKLATMIGIYNHEYYPKHMEALGLTKEKEWVEFEMNFPKILPERVEKFSGLIAQKYKLKVLPFKSKEEILPYVEPMFKLLDETYKTLSTYTPISDEQIKTYKEKYFPFIDKNYVICVVDENQELVSFAITMPSYSKALQKSKGKMFPFGWWHFLQASRKNDRANFYLIGIHPEYQRRGVTAIIFKEIFVRFTSMGIDFAETNPELEENKSVQVLWQDYNPVNHKRRRTYSLNLGDHQPL; translated from the coding sequence ATGTCTAAAGTATCAGTTACTGAAGTAAAAACACCCGGAGAATTGAAACAGTTTGTAAAATTCCCGATGGATTTATACAAAAACAACCCTTATTATGTGCCTTCTTTCATAAAAGATGAATTTAAGATCTGGGATCCCAAAGAAAATCCTGCCTTAAGTTACTCGGAATCCAAGCAGTTCCTGGCTAAAAAAGACGCTCAGGTAGTGGGAAGGATTGCAGTAATGATCAACCATAAGGAAGAGAAGGAATTAGGCATTAAAAAAGTACGTTTCGGCTGGATAGATTTTATTGACGACAAAGAGGTTTCGGCAGCGTTAATTCAGAAAGCGCTTGATTATGCCAAGGAGCATAACATCGGGAAAATTGAAGGACCGATGGGTTTTACCAATCTTGATAAAGCGGGAATGCTCACCATGGGCTTTGATAAGCTGGCCACAATGATCGGGATTTACAACCATGAATACTATCCGAAACACATGGAAGCCTTAGGCCTTACAAAGGAAAAGGAATGGGTAGAATTCGAGATGAATTTCCCTAAGATTTTACCTGAAAGGGTTGAAAAATTCAGCGGGCTGATTGCCCAGAAATACAAGCTGAAAGTTCTTCCGTTCAAATCAAAAGAAGAGATCCTGCCTTATGTGGAACCGATGTTTAAGCTGTTGGATGAAACGTATAAGACGTTATCCACCTATACCCCGATTTCAGACGAACAGATTAAAACGTATAAAGAAAAATATTTCCCTTTTATCGATAAAAATTATGTAATATGTGTAGTTGACGAAAATCAGGAACTCGTCTCTTTCGCCATTACCATGCCTTCCTATTCAAAAGCATTACAGAAATCGAAAGGGAAAATGTTTCCGTTCGGATGGTGGCATTTCCTGCAGGCCAGCCGTAAAAACGACCGTGCCAATTTCTATTTGATCGGGATCCATCCCGAATACCAGAGACGCGGCGTCACCGCTATCATTTTTAAGGAAATCTTTGTACGGTTTACCAGTATGGGAATTGATTTTGCCGAAACCAACCCCGAGCTGGAAGAAAATAAAAGTGTGCAGGTACTGTGGCAGGATTACAACCCTGTAAACCATAAGAGAAGGAGGACCTATTCATTAAACCTCGGAGATCATCAACCCTTATAA